In a genomic window of Mucilaginibacter sp. KACC 22063:
- a CDS encoding TAT-variant-translocated molybdopterin oxidoreductase produces MESNKKYWKGLEELNKTPEFVEKNKNEFPEPIPLEDILEGDGLKSKTPRRDFLKALGFGVGAVSLAACQKVPVHKSIPYLIKPEEVTPGVANFYVSSYEGSAILVKTREGRPIKIEGNPNDIFGKGGSSSSAQASVLDLYDSSRLKNPMQDGSETGWNQLDAYVKGQLAAIKASGKKIRIVSSSINSPSTIALLAEFTAQYPTTKHINYDAISYTGIIQANQNSFGKAVLPHYNFDKADVIVSFGADFLGSWISHTEFNRQYVVNRAGKSLESKKMSRHIQFEAGLSMTGSNADVRMPVKPSEEGLALISLYNALTGTTLPGSKKVSDSNLDKAITLAAKELMAAKGRALVVCGSNDVATQILVNAINSILGSYGTTIDLDNPSYQYAGNDAEFVDFIGEMKRGEVGAVIFWDTNPAYDYFNAKEFKDALHNVSLRISFAPYQDETASLCNIVAPASHYLESWGDENAAEGYYTIVQPTINPVYNTRQPEQTLLNWSDNAVKSYYTYVRNNWEKNILPKAGLTGTSGWETLLQTGFVKGAAKPAGTYTFGRDLNAVVQTIVSQSGQMAASGKGKLELCIYESPNIGNGKKANNPWLQELPDPVSKVTWDNFAAIAIKTAEELGLEEGDWINITANGYTIELPVLLQPGQAQGTISVALGYGRSKAGKVGDNVGKNAYPFQIFRNGTFQSAMVADVAKTSTLRYQFAQTQTHHSYEGRNSVIKEATLKQYAKNPESVVGKGEGKEVYSLWDEYQRPAYNWVMAIDLNACTGCGSCVVACTAENNVPVVGRDEVRNRREMHWIRIDRYYSFNDKGKVVTEEHEINKLEDFDQVAVTYQPMLCQHCDHAPCETVCPVLATTHSSEGLNQMTYNRCVGTRYCANNCPYKVRRFNWFNYWNDYRFENYMQNEYTELVLNPDVTTRFRGVMEKCSMCAQRIQAGKLKAKLEKRPVVDGEIKMACEQSCPTNAIVFGNLNDPNSAVSKALKSDRTYYVLEELNTQPGIGYQARIRNTTELEA; encoded by the coding sequence ATGGAAAGCAATAAAAAATACTGGAAAGGTTTAGAAGAACTGAACAAAACACCCGAGTTTGTTGAGAAAAACAAAAACGAGTTTCCTGAACCTATTCCTCTTGAAGATATTTTAGAGGGAGATGGCTTAAAATCCAAAACTCCGCGCCGCGACTTTTTGAAGGCGTTGGGCTTTGGTGTGGGTGCCGTATCACTTGCTGCCTGCCAGAAAGTACCGGTACACAAATCAATCCCATATCTGATCAAACCAGAAGAAGTTACACCTGGGGTAGCTAACTTCTACGTATCAAGCTACGAGGGTAGCGCTATCCTGGTTAAAACCCGCGAAGGCCGCCCGATTAAGATTGAAGGTAACCCTAACGATATTTTTGGTAAAGGTGGCAGCTCATCTTCTGCACAGGCTTCAGTGCTTGATCTTTATGATTCAAGCCGCTTAAAGAACCCAATGCAGGATGGCAGCGAAACTGGCTGGAACCAGCTTGACGCTTACGTTAAAGGCCAACTTGCTGCTATTAAAGCAAGCGGTAAAAAAATCCGCATTGTTTCATCAAGCATCAACAGTCCTTCTACAATTGCTTTGTTAGCTGAGTTTACTGCACAGTATCCTACTACAAAACATATTAATTATGATGCCATTTCTTACACCGGCATTATCCAGGCTAATCAAAACAGTTTTGGTAAAGCAGTATTGCCGCACTACAACTTTGATAAAGCTGATGTAATTGTAAGTTTTGGCGCTGATTTCCTTGGCTCATGGATTTCACATACCGAGTTTAACCGCCAGTATGTAGTTAACCGTGCAGGCAAGTCGCTTGAGTCTAAAAAGATGTCTCGCCATATTCAGTTTGAGGCTGGCCTGAGCATGACAGGTAGTAATGCCGACGTTCGTATGCCGGTTAAACCATCTGAAGAAGGTTTAGCTTTGATCAGCTTATATAATGCTTTAACAGGCACTACTTTACCGGGTTCTAAAAAAGTAAGCGACAGCAATCTTGATAAAGCAATTACACTTGCTGCTAAAGAGTTAATGGCTGCTAAAGGCCGTGCTCTGGTAGTTTGTGGTTCAAACGATGTTGCTACTCAGATCTTAGTTAACGCGATCAACTCTATTTTAGGTAGCTACGGTACTACTATCGATCTTGATAACCCGTCATACCAGTATGCAGGTAACGATGCAGAGTTTGTTGATTTCATTGGTGAAATGAAACGCGGCGAAGTTGGTGCAGTAATTTTCTGGGATACTAACCCTGCTTACGATTACTTCAATGCAAAAGAGTTTAAAGACGCGCTTCACAACGTAAGCCTGCGTATATCTTTCGCACCATATCAGGACGAAACTGCTTCATTGTGTAATATCGTTGCTCCGGCAAGCCATTACCTTGAATCATGGGGTGATGAAAATGCTGCCGAAGGTTATTACACCATTGTACAGCCAACTATTAACCCGGTTTACAACACCCGTCAGCCAGAGCAAACTTTGCTTAACTGGAGCGACAATGCTGTAAAAAGCTACTACACTTATGTACGTAACAACTGGGAGAAAAATATTTTACCTAAAGCAGGCTTAACTGGTACAAGCGGTTGGGAAACCTTACTGCAAACCGGTTTTGTGAAAGGGGCTGCTAAACCAGCAGGCACTTATACTTTCGGCCGCGATCTTAATGCAGTGGTGCAAACCATTGTGAGCCAAAGCGGACAAATGGCTGCTTCCGGCAAAGGTAAATTAGAGCTTTGTATTTATGAAAGCCCTAACATCGGTAACGGTAAAAAAGCAAACAACCCTTGGTTACAGGAATTGCCTGACCCGGTATCAAAAGTTACCTGGGATAACTTCGCAGCTATTGCTATCAAAACTGCTGAAGAATTAGGTTTAGAAGAAGGTGACTGGATCAATATCACTGCAAACGGGTACACTATCGAATTACCTGTATTGTTACAGCCAGGCCAGGCACAGGGTACTATCTCTGTAGCTTTAGGTTACGGTCGTAGTAAAGCTGGTAAGGTAGGGGATAACGTAGGTAAAAACGCTTATCCATTCCAGATCTTCCGTAACGGGACATTCCAGTCTGCAATGGTTGCTGATGTTGCTAAAACCAGCACACTGCGTTACCAATTTGCACAAACACAAACTCACCACTCATACGAAGGACGTAACAGCGTAATTAAAGAAGCTACTTTAAAGCAATACGCTAAAAATCCTGAGTCAGTAGTTGGTAAAGGTGAAGGTAAAGAAGTTTACAGCCTTTGGGACGAGTACCAACGCCCTGCTTATAACTGGGTAATGGCTATCGACCTTAACGCTTGTACCGGTTGCGGTAGCTGCGTTGTGGCTTGTACAGCTGAAAACAACGTTCCGGTTGTAGGCCGCGATGAGGTTCGTAACCGTCGTGAAATGCACTGGATCCGTATAGACCGTTACTATAGCTTTAATGATAAAGGTAAAGTTGTAACCGAAGAACACGAAATCAACAAGTTAGAAGATTTCGATCAGGTTGCAGTTACTTACCAACCAATGCTTTGCCAGCATTGCGACCACGCACCTTGCGAAACTGTATGTCCGGTATTGGCAACAACCCACTCATCAGAGGGTTTAAACCAAATGACTTATAACCGTTGCGTTGGTACACGTTATTGTGCTAACAACTGTCCGTACAAAGTGCGCCGCTTTAACTGGTTCAACTACTGGAACGACTATCGTTTTGAAAACTACATGCAAAATGAATACACTGAGCTTGTATTAAATCCAGATGTTACTACCCGTTTCCGTGGTGTAATGGAGAAATGCAGCATGTGTGCTCAGCGTATCCAGGCTGGTAAATTAAAAGCCAAATTAGAGAAACGCCCTGTAGTTGACGGCGAGATCAAAATGGCTTGTGAGCAGTCTTGCCCAACTAATGCCATTGTATTCGGTAACTTAAATGATCCAAACTCTGCAGTGTCAAAAGCATTAAAGAGCGACAGAACTTACTACGTACTTGAAGAGCTTAACACTCAGCCAGGTATCGGTTATCAGGCAAGAATTAGAAATACAACTGAATTAGAGGCTTAA
- the nrfD gene encoding NrfD/PsrC family molybdoenzyme membrane anchor subunit codes for MASHSESIIREPLVTGKNITYGRVTNEVLFPVENKPNKAWWIGFTVASIGACLWLFAISMTFWYGLGEWGLNKTVGWAWDITGFVWWVGIGHAGTLISAVLLLFRQNWRNSINRAAEAMTIFAVICAATYIVAHMGRPWLAYYCLPLPNQYGSLWVNWNSALMMDVFAISTYFSVSLVFWYTGLLPDIAAIRDRAKGLRQKIYSVLSFGWTGSVKTWQRFETVSLILAGISTPLVLSVHTIVSFDFATSLEPGWHTTIFPPYFVAGAIFSGFAMVQTLLLVVRKVLGLENYITMFHIEAMNKIILVTGSIVGVAYLTEFFIAWYSGGEYEQYTFLNRFIGPYWWAGCMMYGCNILMTQLMWFRKVRINIPISWALSIIVNIGMWFERFVIIVTSLHRDFVPSSWAMFYPTWVDVSVFIGSIGIFFTLFLLFIRVLPSVAIAEVKLLLKSSSEQAKKEQIEHGHLDPEQVEFYKQSLTKFDSVELADYDKV; via the coding sequence ATGGCATCTCACAGTGAATCAATAATCAGGGAACCGTTAGTAACGGGTAAGAACATCACTTACGGCCGTGTTACTAACGAGGTTTTGTTCCCGGTAGAAAACAAACCCAACAAAGCCTGGTGGATCGGCTTTACTGTAGCCTCAATCGGCGCATGTTTATGGCTGTTCGCCATCAGCATGACATTCTGGTATGGCCTTGGCGAGTGGGGTTTGAATAAAACAGTGGGCTGGGCATGGGATATCACCGGCTTCGTATGGTGGGTAGGTATCGGTCACGCCGGTACGCTGATCTCTGCGGTATTGTTACTGTTCCGTCAAAACTGGCGTAACTCAATTAACCGTGCAGCAGAAGCGATGACCATCTTTGCGGTTATCTGTGCAGCAACCTACATCGTAGCGCACATGGGCCGTCCGTGGTTAGCTTATTACTGTTTACCTCTTCCAAACCAGTATGGTTCTTTATGGGTAAACTGGAACTCGGCACTGATGATGGACGTGTTCGCGATCTCTACTTACTTCTCGGTATCATTAGTTTTCTGGTATACCGGTTTATTACCAGATATCGCAGCTATCCGTGACCGTGCTAAAGGCCTTCGCCAAAAAATTTACTCTGTACTTTCATTCGGCTGGACAGGTTCAGTAAAAACCTGGCAGCGTTTTGAAACTGTATCATTAATATTAGCAGGTATCTCTACTCCGCTGGTACTTTCGGTACACACCATTGTATCATTTGACTTTGCTACCTCATTAGAACCAGGATGGCACACTACCATCTTCCCGCCATACTTCGTTGCGGGTGCGATCTTCTCAGGTTTCGCAATGGTACAAACCCTGTTACTGGTTGTACGCAAGGTATTAGGTTTAGAGAATTACATTACCATGTTCCACATTGAAGCCATGAACAAGATTATCCTTGTTACCGGTTCAATTGTAGGTGTGGCTTATTTAACCGAGTTCTTTATCGCATGGTACTCTGGAGGCGAATATGAGCAGTATACTTTCTTAAACCGTTTCATCGGTCCATACTGGTGGGCAGGTTGTATGATGTATGGCTGTAACATCCTGATGACGCAGCTGATGTGGTTCAGAAAAGTTAGGATAAACATCCCGATCTCATGGGCGTTGTCAATCATCGTGAACATCGGTATGTGGTTCGAGCGTTTTGTAATTATCGTTACTTCTCTTCACCGCGACTTCGTTCCTTCAAGCTGGGCTATGTTCTACCCAACCTGGGTTGACGTATCAGTGTTCATCGGTTCAATCGGTATCTTCTTTACCTTGTTCTTATTGTTCATCCGTGTATTGCCATCAGTGGCTATCGCTGAGGTGAAACTATTGCTTAAATCATCAAGCGAGCAGGCTAAGAAAGAACAAATTGAGCATGGTCACCTTGATCCTGAACAAGTAGAGTTCTATAAACAATCATTAACTAAATTCGACAGCGTTGAGCTTGCCGACTACGATAAAGTATAA
- a CDS encoding DUF3341 domain-containing protein — MSSTKMILGLFDDPDEMMHGIDLLQKNSVPIYDVYTPMPIHGIEDKLGVKESRLGYAAFCFGCLGGSIIFSLVYYTLVHDWPMNIGGKPHFAIPDFVPFTFEWTILWTAFGMTLSFFFASHLFPGRTPRVMDLRATDDRFVVAIDAKGNVPHDDITRILQEAGAVEIKHNDRKYVSYE, encoded by the coding sequence ATGAGCAGCACTAAAATGATATTGGGTCTGTTTGATGACCCGGATGAAATGATGCACGGGATAGATCTACTGCAAAAAAACAGTGTGCCGATCTATGATGTGTATACTCCTATGCCTATCCACGGTATTGAGGATAAATTAGGTGTTAAAGAATCACGTTTAGGCTACGCAGCATTTTGCTTTGGATGTTTAGGCGGAAGCATCATCTTCAGTTTGGTTTACTATACGTTAGTACATGACTGGCCGATGAATATAGGTGGCAAACCACACTTCGCTATTCCTGACTTTGTTCCTTTCACTTTCGAATGGACCATCCTTTGGACAGCGTTTGGTATGACACTTTCCTTCTTCTTTGCATCGCACCTTTTCCCCGGCCGTACACCACGTGTGATGGACCTGCGTGCAACCGACGACCGCTTTGTAGTGGCAATTGACGCAAAAGGCAACGTGCCTCATGATGACATTACCAGAATCTTACAAGAGGCTGGTGCAGTAGAAATTAAGCATAACGACAGAAAATATGTTAGCTATGAATAA
- a CDS encoding c-type cytochrome: MLAMNKFRVLGASAIAIVAAICVTSCKDKASTGWEYAPNMYEHIAYDPDQKNPNFKDGKTAQVPPAGTIPVGFTRFDYPNTKDGYTQAGAEVANPLANNKANFEEGKVLFLHFCSPCHGENGQGDGLVTQHGYPPPPSYSKGQSSRGGAMKDLTDGKIYHTITYGVNAMGSYASQLAPEERWKVVLYIHHLQTL, from the coding sequence ATGTTAGCTATGAATAAATTTAGAGTATTAGGTGCTTCGGCGATAGCTATTGTTGCTGCCATTTGCGTTACCTCGTGTAAAGATAAAGCGAGTACCGGATGGGAGTATGCACCTAATATGTACGAACATATCGCTTACGACCCGGATCAAAAAAATCCAAACTTTAAAGACGGCAAAACCGCTCAGGTTCCTCCTGCAGGTACTATCCCGGTTGGTTTTACCCGTTTTGACTATCCAAACACTAAAGATGGTTACACACAGGCAGGTGCCGAAGTAGCTAACCCGCTGGCAAATAATAAAGCGAACTTTGAAGAGGGCAAGGTATTATTCCTGCACTTCTGTTCACCATGCCACGGCGAAAACGGCCAGGGTGATGGTTTAGTTACCCAGCACGGTTACCCACCGCCGCCATCATACTCTAAAGGACAATCATCTCGTGGTGGTGCAATGAAAGATCTTACAGACGGTAAAATATACCATACTATTACTTACGGTGTAAACGCGATGGGTTCATACGCATCACAATTAGCTCCTGAAGAACGCTGGAAGGTCGTTTTATATATTCACCATTTACAAACCTTATAA
- a CDS encoding quinol:cytochrome C oxidoreductase, which translates to MKTEYSFDERFEFAGRAKTWSLIAIVIGVIGILYGFFLDHGDLGVQRTFSNLLLMSYYFVCVCICGAFFIAYNYLAQAGWQAGISRIPQAFIKVLPVAAVIFVLVAAAGLFTTHKVVEEGHTVEAPYLYAHWATKGLTTVGSENYDPIIAGKSSLLNPSAYFLVVVVLLAAYTIVGRMLVKNSEAEDVVGGMRNYKRNFNASCVFIAIFGFTFPIFAFDGIMSLEAHWFSTMFGWYNLAALHVSGLAVIALTLIFLIEKGNFGWVNENHVHTLGKLIFGFSIFWTYVWFAQFFLTWYANIPEEAAYFYKRWEPEYKWWFWLNIVLNFVAPLFVLMSRDSKRYFKTMKVACIIIIIGHWLDYYLMIMPGTIPPHDTAFPFGVEEIAIFLGFAGLFSFLMLTALSKAKSLVPTKHPFLEESLHHHI; encoded by the coding sequence ATGAAAACTGAATATAGTTTTGACGAACGTTTCGAGTTTGCAGGTAGGGCAAAAACCTGGAGCCTCATCGCTATAGTTATAGGTGTAATTGGCATACTATACGGCTTTTTCCTTGACCATGGTGATCTGGGCGTACAACGTACCTTCTCAAACTTGCTTTTAATGAGCTATTACTTTGTGTGTGTATGTATTTGCGGCGCATTCTTTATAGCTTATAATTATCTTGCTCAAGCTGGCTGGCAGGCTGGTATATCAAGAATTCCACAGGCATTTATCAAAGTGCTTCCTGTAGCTGCAGTAATATTTGTTTTAGTAGCTGCTGCCGGTTTATTCACTACACATAAAGTAGTTGAAGAAGGCCATACTGTTGAAGCACCTTATTTATATGCACACTGGGCCACTAAAGGTTTAACTACCGTGGGCAGCGAAAACTATGACCCTATCATTGCCGGTAAGTCATCTTTACTCAACCCAAGCGCTTATTTCCTTGTAGTAGTTGTTTTATTGGCAGCTTATACAATTGTAGGCCGTATGCTGGTTAAGAACTCAGAAGCTGAAGACGTGGTTGGCGGTATGCGTAACTACAAAAGAAACTTCAATGCATCTTGTGTATTCATCGCCATTTTTGGTTTCACGTTCCCAATATTTGCTTTCGATGGCATCATGTCATTAGAGGCACACTGGTTCTCAACCATGTTTGGCTGGTATAACCTTGCTGCGTTACACGTGTCTGGTTTAGCAGTTATCGCTTTAACATTAATATTTTTAATTGAAAAAGGCAACTTTGGCTGGGTTAACGAAAACCACGTTCACACGTTAGGTAAACTGATCTTCGGTTTCTCTATCTTCTGGACTTATGTTTGGTTTGCACAGTTCTTCTTAACCTGGTATGCAAATATCCCGGAAGAGGCTGCTTACTTCTACAAACGCTGGGAGCCTGAATATAAATGGTGGTTCTGGTTAAACATCGTACTTAACTTTGTTGCTCCATTATTTGTATTGATGTCCCGCGATTCAAAACGTTACTTCAAAACAATGAAGGTGGCTTGTATCATCATCATCATCGGCCACTGGTTAGATTACTACCTGATGATTATGCCTGGAACTATTCCTCCGCATGATACTGCATTTCCTTTCGGTGTTGAAGAAATTGCTATATTCCTTGGTTTCGCTGGTTTGTTCAGCTTCCTGATGCTTACTGCTTTAAGCAAAG